GGGCTGGATACGCCATCGCCCTCCGCGCCGACCGCGCAGAACTTGCTGGGCACGGATGATCAGGCCCGCGACGTAGTCGCAAGGTTGATCTATGGCTTTCGTATATCCGTTCTGTTCGGCCTGCTGCTGACTGTTTTCAGTTCCATCATTGGTGTCGGCGCTGGCGCGTTGCAGGGGTATTTCGGCGGATTGGTGGACCTGTTGGGACAGCGTTTCATCGAGGTATGGGGCGGGTTGCCAACGCTTTTCATCCTGATGATCCTGGCCAATATCATCACACCCAGTTTCTGGTGGCTGCTCGGCCTGTTGCTGTTGTTTAGCTGGACGGCGCTGACCGGTGTGGTCCGGGCAGAGGTTTTACGGGCGCGCAATTTTGAATATGTCCGCGCCGCACGTGCACTGGGTGTCAGCAATATGACAATCATGTTCCGCCATATCCTGCCCAACGCCATGGTCGCGACGGTCACCTTCCTGCCCTTCATCACCGCAGGATCGCTGGTCACGCTCACCTCGCTGGATTTCCTGGGCTTCGGCCTGCCACCGGGATCGCCCTCGCTGGGCGAGATGCTGCAACAGGGCCGATCCAATCTTTATGCGCCCTGGCTGACCTTCACCGCCTTCTTCGCCATTGCGATCATGTTGTCACTGCTGGTTTTCGTAGGCGAAGGCATACGTGACGCCTTTGACCCCCGCAAAGCGGTCCGTGAGGAGTAACCCGCCATGTCCGATCCACTCCTGTCCGTGAAAGACCTGTCCGTCGACTTCCATATGGCCGACGGCGATCTTACCGCAGTGGAGCATGTCTCTTTTGACCTGGCCAAGGGGGAAACCCTGGCCCTGGTCGGGGAAAGCGGCTCCGGCAAGTCAGTCACGGCCCTGTCGGTCCTGCAACTGCTGCCCTACCCCACCGCCTCCCATCCCAATGGGTCGATCAGGCTGGACGGCAAGGAAGTCGTCGGCGCACCGGTAAAGGAACTGCGCCGGATCAGAGGCAACAAGGTCTCTATGATCTTCCAGGAACCGATGACGTCCCTCAACCCGCTGCATACGGTCGAAAAACAAATCCGTGAAAGCCTGCTGATCCATAAGGGCCTGACACCACAGCAGGCACGGCCACGGGTGATCGAACTGTTGGACCTGGTAGGCATCCGCAATCCGGAAGAACGCCTGAACTCCTACCCCCATGAACTGTCCGGCGGGCAGCGTCAGCGCGTGATGATCGCCATGGCGCTGGCCAATGAGCCGGACCTCCTGATCGCGGATGAACCGACCACCGCACTGGACGTCACCATCCAGGCCCAGATTCTGAAGCTGTTGAAAGAACTACAGCAAAAATTCGGCATGGCGATCCTGTTCATCACCCATGATCTGGGCATCGTGCGGGAAATGGCGGGCCGGGTCTGCGTGATGCAACAGGGTAGAATCGTCGAACAGGGCGAGACCACCTCGGTCTTCGACAATCCGCAGGATACCTATACCAGACATCTGCTCGCCGCCCAGCCCAAGGGCCGCAAGGCGCCGGTCCCGGAGAACGCCCCGATCATCCTGAAAGGCGAGGATGTGAAGGTATGGTTCCCGATCAAGCGTGGCGTCTTCCGGCGCACGGTGGACTATATCCGTGCCGTCGACGGCATCTCTCTTACCATCCGGCAGGGGCAGACCCTGGGCGTGGTGGGGGAAAGCGGCTCCGGCAAGACGACGCTGGGCATGGCGCTTTTACGCCTGCTGTCCTCCAAAGGCGGCATTACCTTCGGCGACCGGAGTATCCAGGGCCTGGGGCAGCGCGAATTACGCCCCCTGCGTCAGGAAATGCAGGTCGTCTTCCAGGACCCCTTCGGCAGTCTCAGCCCGCGTATGTCCGTTGGTGATATCGTCGGCGAGGGCCTGCGCGTTCACCGGCCAAAACTGGACGAGTCGGAACGGGACGACCTTGTTGCCAACGCCCTGCGGGAGGTACAGCTCGACCCAGAAGCCCTGCATCGCTATCCACATGAATTCTCCGGTGGACAGCGCCAGCGTATCGCTATCGCCCGTGCGCTTATCCTTAAACCAAAATTCATTGTGCTGGACGAACCCACATCGGCGCTGGACATGTCGGTTCAGGCGGAAATCGTGGATTTGCTACGTGGACTGCAGGAAAAACACGGTCTGTCCTAT
The Aestuariispira ectoiniformans genome window above contains:
- a CDS encoding ABC transporter ATP-binding protein — its product is MSDPLLSVKDLSVDFHMADGDLTAVEHVSFDLAKGETLALVGESGSGKSVTALSVLQLLPYPTASHPNGSIRLDGKEVVGAPVKELRRIRGNKVSMIFQEPMTSLNPLHTVEKQIRESLLIHKGLTPQQARPRVIELLDLVGIRNPEERLNSYPHELSGGQRQRVMIAMALANEPDLLIADEPTTALDVTIQAQILKLLKELQQKFGMAILFITHDLGIVREMAGRVCVMQQGRIVEQGETTSVFDNPQDTYTRHLLAAQPKGRKAPVPENAPIILKGEDVKVWFPIKRGVFRRTVDYIRAVDGISLTIRQGQTLGVVGESGSGKTTLGMALLRLLSSKGGITFGDRSIQGLGQRELRPLRQEMQVVFQDPFGSLSPRMSVGDIVGEGLRVHRPKLDESERDDLVANALREVQLDPEALHRYPHEFSGGQRQRIAIARALILKPKFIVLDEPTSALDMSVQAEIVDLLRGLQEKHGLSYLFISHDLKVVRAMADEVLVMQEGKVVEHGAADQIFDAPDKAYTKALMAAAFKLKADESGAVAI
- a CDS encoding ABC transporter permease, translated to MTRKQRKVLGLLPVSPITWQRYLRFRANHRARWSLWIFLALFIISLFAEFIANDRPLVVYHGGSLYFPALIAYPETDFGGEFKTEADYTDPYVINLIEEDGWLIRAPIPFRYDTFVVGLDTPSPSAPTAQNLLGTDDQARDVVARLIYGFRISVLFGLLLTVFSSIIGVGAGALQGYFGGLVDLLGQRFIEVWGGLPTLFILMILANIITPSFWWLLGLLLLFSWTALTGVVRAEVLRARNFEYVRAARALGVSNMTIMFRHILPNAMVATVTFLPFITAGSLVTLTSLDFLGFGLPPGSPSLGEMLQQGRSNLYAPWLTFTAFFAIAIMLSLLVFVGEGIRDAFDPRKAVREE